The Clostridiales bacterium FE2011 sequence AGCCTTTCATTGGCCGGACGGAGAACGTCCGGAAAAAATATATCTGGAAGCCGGTTTCCGTCACGTGGAAACGGTATATGCAGGCAGGGCTGTATACAACCCCCAAAGGATGACTCATATTCAGGAACGGATTGTTATCAGGGAGGAATACCATGTCCGATAATCATGAACAGTATATGAAAAGATGCTATGAACTGGCCGTCAGTTCAGGAAAAAAGGGACACGATACCTTTGGTGCCGTGCTTGTTTATGATGGAAAAATCCTGGAGGAGGCGGAAAATACTGCCGACTTTGCCAAACGGATCTTCGGACATGCGGAATTCAATCTGGTACACAAATGCGCCAATAAGTATTCCGATGATATTCTGGAAAAGTCTGTTTTATATACCAGCTGTGCACCGTGCGAGAGATGTCTGGGTGCTATAGCCTCCCTGGGCATTCATACTGTTGTGTGCGGTGTATCATATAAGGAGTTTTGCAAACTGCTGCCGTTTGATTATCAGGCCGTTGACCGTGAAGGACTTCTTAAGCAGCTTGGAATCCTGATGACGCTGAAGGAATCAGTACTTGAAGATGAAGGCATGCATGTATTTGAATGGTGGGGCGGCGAATACCATCCCTTAGAAGAATTAATCGCTGAAATGGATGAAGTCAAAAAGAACAACCGGTAGATCTGTAGTTTGAGAGGTATATTGATGGACATTGAATTCAGGAAAGCTGAAATAGCGGATGCAGAATTGCTGATAGATATCTATAACGCTGCGTTTTACAGCGATTATCTGAAATACGGCGAATGCCCTGCATATGGAAAAACCAAAGAGATGATGGAGCAGTCCATCATTGATTATCCAAAGCATCTGATCATTTTTGACGGCAAGCCGGTCGGCTCTGTTTCATGCAAAAAGATGGATGACGGAACCTATAAAGTCGGATGTTTGTGTGTCATTCCGGAGTTTCAGGGCAAAGGGATCGGAACAGCTGCCATGGAATTCGCAAAATCATATTATGAGGACTGGAAAAAATTCACCCTGGTCACCCCGGTGGATAAAAACGAAAACGTGAAGTTTTATACAGAAAAATGCGGTTTTGATATCCAGTCTGTTGAAATGGACGGGAATGTGAAAGTATATCGTTTTATTTTGGAAAGATAGATCCCGGTATGCTTCAAAATAGTAAAGATAACAGGAGACGAATAATCATATGCCTTACGCAAAACTCAACGATCTGAATCTGTACTATGAGGAATTTGGCAGGGGCGAAACAGTATTGTTTCTGCACAGCCATTTCAGCCGGGGATTGCTGGCTTTCTCCGGACAGATCATTCCCTTCTCCGGGAAATATCGGTGCTTATTCCCTGATTTCCGCGGTCACGGACGAACCCTGTGCGACGATCTTACCTGGAACAGTCGAATGGTTGCTGATGACATGGCCATGTTCCTGGACAAACTGGGAGTCCACCAGGCGCATATCATCGGGTATAGCTGCGGTGCCTATGTAGGCTGCCACATGGCAGCCAATTATCCACATAAAGTAAAGAGCCTGGTAACCATCGGAGGCGCGGCTCATCCCCGGCCGGAAGGGGCGACAGATTTCCTGCCGGAGAATCTGCTTAAGAACGGTCACACGGATTTCATCGAGGACATGAAAGTCAGGCATTATGAGGCGCACCGGGGCGACTGGCAGACGTATCTGAAAAACACCGTAGCTGACTGGCAGCAAAGTCCCCATCTGACGAATGCCGAGTGGCAGAGCATTACCTGTCCGGCATTTTTCATCAACGGGGAGAATGATCCCTTTGGCACCTGTGAGGAAATGCAGGAAAAAGTTCCTTCAGCAAAGATTTACAAGGTCCTCGGCGGCGGTCACCGGCCTCATTTTGTCGGTGAACAGATAGAGGATATTAACAGCAGGATTCTGGGCTTTCTATCTTCAGTGAATTGAAGCAGATAAAGCAACAAGGAGACAGAGCTTTTTTTCTCTGTCTCCTTGTTTATCTGTAAGTGAAGCGTCCTCCCTAATATACCCTGTTCCGCCATTTTCACCGGAAGTTATTCCCCCGTTGCGGCTGCAGGCTGTATGTTGTCTGCGAACTCTTCAAGCCAGTGGAAACTGCCTGTCTTAACCACATCATCCCCATAGATCGTCCTGAAATCGTCTTTCATGGAAATCACATGATAGCCGCTCTCTTCCCATTTTTGCTTCAGCGGCTGAACCTTCTCCGTGTTGCCGTAATCCCGTTCCTCGTCATCCGCAATCAGCATAAAGGCTGCGCTCTTATACCTGTTGTTGAAGATTGTATAGTTGTGCATGCTCACGTCGCCGCTGCTGTTACCGAAGGAAAGCACCGGCTGGCGTCCGATCTCCTTCACGATCGCCTTGACCTTGTTCATTTTCAGGTTCTTGATCATCAGCCGATCCGTCCGGACAATATTATCCTCGCTTGTGTATACGTACTTCAGCCCGTCCGCACCGTCTTCGTTTGTTGCCTCAATATCCACATCCATACCGATAATCTGCTCATACGGGATGTCCAGATTGCCTTCGATAAACGTCCGGCAAAGGAACCGGTCGCTTCCGCTGCAGACATAGACTTTGAACTCATTCTCCTGCAGGTATTCCACAACCTCGATCATGGGCAGGTAGAATGTATTCGCGTTGGTCATTCCTTCGAATCCGTCTGTTTCACGCACCAGCTGCCGCGTGACAAAATCCTGGAACTCCGTCAGTGTCATGCCGGCATAAGCCCGGGCCGCATGTTCGCCGTGAAGCACGTCCATACCGTCCGGGAATGATTTATCCAGCGCGTGATCCCGCAGCATCCGCCCGAATTCCAGCATCTCCTCATCCGGTTCATAAGTCGGATCGCAGAAGATCCTGCGTTCCAGCAGATAATATTCCAGATAAGTCGGATAAAGCTCTGCGCAGAGCGTACCGTCCATATCGAAAACAGCAATCCGGTCCACAGGCGGAATATAATTCGGAGACGCTTCATCCGTTACATCTTCCACGTATTCGATCAGCGTTTTCAGCGCCGGTGCGTCCGGATTCCATTCCGAAAACACAAAACCGTCTTCCTCGGCAAACGCCGGAACCGCAAGCAGCGTAACCACCATCACCAGGGTCAACACTACAGCCAGCAGTCTTTTCATTTTCTTTTCCTCCCTTGTCAGTGGTTGAATTCATTTCTGACCGAAAAAGTGAAATATGTATCCGGCCAGGGTTCGTTTTCCAGGGTAAAATGCCACCATTCTGTTTCCAGCGGACGGAAGCCGTGTTTCACCATGAGTGATTGCAGCAGCATGCGATTCGCATGCTGTACTTCACTGACGCCGGAATAATCCGGATGGCTCAGTTCGCCGAAAAAATCAAACGTGCCGCCCATATCCACATCCTGCTGCGTGGCCATGTCAAACAGCGTCAGATCCACGGTACTGCCCCGGCTGTGTCCGGAATGTTCCGCGATATATCCCTGCGGAATGATTTCCGTCTTTTCCAGGTCCGGATAGAAAAACACCTTCATCCGGATATCCTCCGGATCCTTTGCCCAGCGAACGAAGTGATCCACCGCCTTCTGCGGGCGGTAAGCGTCATAAATTTTGAGACGGAATCCCTGTTCCATCGCTTCCCTGCTGGCTTCTTTCAGTGCCTGCGCCGCTTCCCGGGTCAGAATGGCCGCCGGTTCTTCATATCCGTCGATCCGTTTCCCGATGAAATTGAAAGAAGAAAAATACCGGATATCCAGCAGTACGTCCGGGATCACTTCCCCGACGCTGACAAAGCCGTGTGTGTCATTCGAATACTTCATATGTTTTTTCCTTATTCCTCCGGCGACCAGCTGTCCTGTACGTCTTCCACAACGATGTTCTCGTCGACTTTCACCACAATCTGATACTCATCTTCATATACGATTTCGCCAGGGAAATTGGTATATACGACATAATACGGATGCTGGTATCTCTCCAGCAGCCAGAGCAGCGGCTGAATCATTTTCATCATCATTTCCGAGTTTTCCACTTTGAAATAGCAGATGACTTTCTCCTGGCGCTTGCATTGAGGCGGAAAAGGAAGCTCTTCCACAAACCATGAGTCTATCTCCTTGAAAAGACCCACGTCTTCCTCTTCCATCGTCCCGTTCGTCACCAGCTGATTCATCATGCTGAAAATGCCCTTACCCGTTCTGGTATTGGCCGCAAGTTCTTTTCCCTGAATCCTGCAGTACTTGAATTTCATCCTGTCCTCCTCCGGATCAGCATGCTCTGTCTTCCGGGATGATTATCCGTCTCTCCTTATGCGCCCAGCAGGGATCCGACCAAGATACCCAGCCAGGTACCGATCACATATCCGAATGTGCCCACCAGCATGCACGGGCCGATAAGTTTCGCCCAGCCCTGGGAAATGGCCATGCCCGCCGCGGTGGTCGGTCCGCCGATATTCGCGTTGGAAGCGAGGATGATATCCTCCAGGTCAAACTTCAGCAGCTTCCCGCCCAGGAAGCAGAAAGCCATATTGACCAGCACAATGATCATGCAGAACAGCAGCAGGATCGGAGCGTTCCGGATCAGCACGCCGATGGACGCCGGTACGCCGATTACAAAGAAGAACAGGTAGATCAGCCACGTGCCGAGTTCCTGCGCTCCATGCATCTCATCCGTCTGCTTATGGAAACAGGTGGCAAAGATCACGGAGAAGTTGGTGATCCAGACATACTGACTTCCGAAGAAGGTATTCAGCATCTGGGTAAACCAGTTATCCTTCGGGATCAGTCCGGCAAAGAAGTTGCCGATCAGCCTGGAAAGGAACACGATAACCGCAGCATAGGCCAGGTCGAAAGCGATATCCTTCAGGGACACATTTTTCTGGGTCCAGTACTGCTTGGCCAGCGTTTCAGTATC is a genomic window containing:
- a CDS encoding nucleoside deaminase translates to MKRCYELAVSSGKKGHDTFGAVLVYDGKILEEAENTADFAKRIFGHAEFNLVHKCANKYSDDILEKSVLYTSCAPCERCLGAIASLGIHTVVCGVSYKEFCKLLPFDYQAVDREGLLKQLGILMTLKESVLEDEGMHVFEWWGGEYHPLEELIAEMDEVKKNNR
- a CDS encoding GNAT family N-acetyltransferase, coding for MDIEFRKAEIADAELLIDIYNAAFYSDYLKYGECPAYGKTKEMMEQSIIDYPKHLIIFDGKPVGSVSCKKMDDGTYKVGCLCVIPEFQGKGIGTAAMEFAKSYYEDWKKFTLVTPVDKNENVKFYTEKCGFDIQSVEMDGNVKVYRFILER
- a CDS encoding alpha/beta hydrolase; translation: MPYAKLNDLNLYYEEFGRGETVLFLHSHFSRGLLAFSGQIIPFSGKYRCLFPDFRGHGRTLCDDLTWNSRMVADDMAMFLDKLGVHQAHIIGYSCGAYVGCHMAANYPHKVKSLVTIGGAAHPRPEGATDFLPENLLKNGHTDFIEDMKVRHYEAHRGDWQTYLKNTVADWQQSPHLTNAEWQSITCPAFFINGENDPFGTCEEMQEKVPSAKIYKVLGGGHRPHFVGEQIEDINSRILGFLSSVN
- a CDS encoding haloacid dehalogenase-like hydrolase, giving the protein MKRLLAVVLTLVMVVTLLAVPAFAEEDGFVFSEWNPDAPALKTLIEYVEDVTDEASPNYIPPVDRIAVFDMDGTLCAELYPTYLEYYLLERRIFCDPTYEPDEEMLEFGRMLRDHALDKSFPDGMDVLHGEHAARAYAGMTLTEFQDFVTRQLVRETDGFEGMTNANTFYLPMIEVVEYLQENEFKVYVCSGSDRFLCRTFIEGNLDIPYEQIIGMDVDIEATNEDGADGLKYVYTSEDNIVRTDRLMIKNLKMNKVKAIVKEIGRQPVLSFGNSSGDVSMHNYTIFNNRYKSAAFMLIADDEERDYGNTEKVQPLKQKWEESGYHVISMKDDFRTIYGDDVVKTGSFHWLEEFADNIQPAAATGE
- a CDS encoding M15 family metallopeptidase, with the translated sequence MKYSNDTHGFVSVGEVIPDVLLDIRYFSSFNFIGKRIDGYEEPAAILTREAAQALKEASREAMEQGFRLKIYDAYRPQKAVDHFVRWAKDPEDIRMKVFFYPDLEKTEIIPQGYIAEHSGHSRGSTVDLTLFDMATQQDVDMGGTFDFFGELSHPDYSGVSEVQHANRMLLQSLMVKHGFRPLETEWWHFTLENEPWPDTYFTFSVRNEFNH